Proteins co-encoded in one bacterium genomic window:
- a CDS encoding zinc ribbon domain-containing protein — protein sequence MPIYEYSCKSCGNHFECMQKISEPPIAPCPKCGDTADRIISMTAFSLKGEGWFKDGYAKGKITESSKSKSEGSKTDTTKTK from the coding sequence ATGCCGATCTACGAGTACTCGTGCAAATCCTGCGGCAACCACTTCGAGTGCATGCAGAAGATCTCGGAGCCCCCTATTGCCCCCTGCCCCAAGTGCGGCGACACGGCGGACCGGATCATCTCGATGACCGCCTTCTCGCTCAAGGGCGAGGGATGGTTCAAGGACGGGTACGCGAAGGGCAAGATCACTGAGAGTTCGAAGTCGAAGTCTGAAGGTTCGAAGACGGATACAACCAAAACAAAATGA